From the Sebastes fasciatus isolate fSebFas1 chromosome 3, fSebFas1.pri, whole genome shotgun sequence genome, one window contains:
- the cxxc4 gene encoding CXXC-type zinc finger protein 4 isoform X1: protein MANINNALCIENGQNADVSLLQKDTLGDGGLSQLLDYNAEMERYRSFANFYKTNGAFPQTAKIARITTPIFPSARIGMSPWNCDNAMLWGRKSAAINPNRTSMHRNDSQRPGKPGVPPETLQMANNNFLSTLSPEHCRPLAGECMNKLKCGAAEAEIMNLQERVGTFSAIPALGGISLPPGVIVMTALHSPAASAAVTDSAFQIANLADCPQNNSSVSSGNPAKKKRKRCGVCAPCRRLINCGVCSSCRNRKTGHQICKFRKCEELKKKPGSSLELTEYLCVVDKTRHLRTPPWALRTPVNTGEAFRWFF from the exons ATGGCTAACATAAACAATGCGCTTTGCATTGAAAACGGACAGAACGCAGATGTGTCTCTCTTACAAAAGGATACTCTCGGGGATGGTGGATTAAGCCAGCTTTTGGATTATAACGCAGAAATGGAAAGGTACAGGTCTTTTGCAAACTTTTATAAAACCAATGGGGCATTTCCACAGACTGCTAAGATTGCCCGCATCACAACGCCCATTTTTCCCAGTGCTAGAATTGGCATGTCCCCTTGGAACTGCGATAACGCCATGCTCTGGGGAAGGAAATCAGCGGCAATAAACCCTAATAGGACCAGCATGCATAGAAATGACTCCCAGAGGCCGGGGAAGCCTGGCGTGCCGCCAGAGACgctgcaaatggcaaataataATTTCCTCTCTACCTTATCCCCCGAACACTGCAGACCTTTAGCAGGAGAATGCATGAACAAGCTGAAATGCGGCGCTGCTGAAGCAGAGATAATGAATCTCCAAGAACGCGTTGGAACTTTTTCCGCTATCCCGGCTTTAGGGGGCATCTCATTACCTCCCGGGGTCATCGTCATGACAGCCCTTCACTCCCCCGCAGCCTCAGCAGCCGTTACAGACAGTGCGTTTCAAATTGCCAATCTGGCAGACTGCCCACAGAATAATTCCTCGGTATCCAGTGGAAACCCAgcgaagaagaaaaggaaaaggtgTGGGGTCTGTGCACCCTGCAGGCGGCTAATCAACTGTGGTGTCTGCAGCAGTTGTCGGAACCGCAAAACGGGCCACCAGATCTGCAAATTTAGGAAATGCgaggagctgaagaagaagCCAGGCTCGTCGCTGGAG ttaactgaatatctttgcgttgtggacaaaacaagacatttgaggacgccACCTTGGGCTTTG AGGACGCCGGTAAACACCGGCGAAGCTTTTCGGTGGTTCTTTTAG
- the cxxc4 gene encoding CXXC-type zinc finger protein 4 isoform X2 produces MANINNALCIENGQNADVSLLQKDTLGDGGLSQLLDYNAEMERYRSFANFYKTNGAFPQTAKIARITTPIFPSARIGMSPWNCDNAMLWGRKSAAINPNRTSMHRNDSQRPGKPGVPPETLQMANNNFLSTLSPEHCRPLAGECMNKLKCGAAEAEIMNLQERVGTFSAIPALGGISLPPGVIVMTALHSPAASAAVTDSAFQIANLADCPQNNSSVSSGNPAKKKRKRCGVCAPCRRLINCGVCSSCRNRKTGHQICKFRKCEELKKKPGSSLERTPVNTGEAFRWFF; encoded by the exons ATGGCTAACATAAACAATGCGCTTTGCATTGAAAACGGACAGAACGCAGATGTGTCTCTCTTACAAAAGGATACTCTCGGGGATGGTGGATTAAGCCAGCTTTTGGATTATAACGCAGAAATGGAAAGGTACAGGTCTTTTGCAAACTTTTATAAAACCAATGGGGCATTTCCACAGACTGCTAAGATTGCCCGCATCACAACGCCCATTTTTCCCAGTGCTAGAATTGGCATGTCCCCTTGGAACTGCGATAACGCCATGCTCTGGGGAAGGAAATCAGCGGCAATAAACCCTAATAGGACCAGCATGCATAGAAATGACTCCCAGAGGCCGGGGAAGCCTGGCGTGCCGCCAGAGACgctgcaaatggcaaataataATTTCCTCTCTACCTTATCCCCCGAACACTGCAGACCTTTAGCAGGAGAATGCATGAACAAGCTGAAATGCGGCGCTGCTGAAGCAGAGATAATGAATCTCCAAGAACGCGTTGGAACTTTTTCCGCTATCCCGGCTTTAGGGGGCATCTCATTACCTCCCGGGGTCATCGTCATGACAGCCCTTCACTCCCCCGCAGCCTCAGCAGCCGTTACAGACAGTGCGTTTCAAATTGCCAATCTGGCAGACTGCCCACAGAATAATTCCTCGGTATCCAGTGGAAACCCAgcgaagaagaaaaggaaaaggtgTGGGGTCTGTGCACCCTGCAGGCGGCTAATCAACTGTGGTGTCTGCAGCAGTTGTCGGAACCGCAAAACGGGCCACCAGATCTGCAAATTTAGGAAATGCgaggagctgaagaagaagCCAGGCTCGTCGCTGGAG AGGACGCCGGTAAACACCGGCGAAGCTTTTCGGTGGTTCTTTTAG